The stretch of DNA CCGACAAGATCGCCGACCAGATCTCGGACGCGATCGTGGACGCCTGCCTCACCGACGACCCGCACAGCCGTGTCGCCTGCGAGACCCTGCTGACCACCGGCCTGGCTTTCATCGCCGGCGAGATCACCACCAAGACCTACGCTGATTTCCCCTCGATTGTGCGCGGCACGCTGACCTCGGTGGGCTACACCGACGCCTCGTACGGCTTCGATTCCCAGACCTGCTCCGTGATCTCGTCCATCCACGAGCAGTCGCCCGACATCGCCATGGGCGTGGATCCGGGCGGCGCCGGCGACCAGGGCATGATGTTCGGCTACGCCACCAACGAGACCGAGGAGCTGATGCCGATGCCCATCATGCTGGCGCACAAGCTCACCCAGCGTCTCGCCGAAGCCCGCAAGACCGGCCAGCTCGAGTTCCTCCGCCCCGACGGCAAATCCCAGGTCACAGTCGAGTACGACGCCCGCACCCACAAGCCGGTGCGGGTGGACGCGGTGGTCATCTCCACCCAGCACTCGGAAACCGTGGACAACAAGAAGCTGCGCGCCGACGTGCTGCAGTACATCATCCAGGCGGTGGTGCCCAGCCACATGCTCGACGCCGACACCAAGTACCACATCAATCCGACCGGACGGTTCGTGGTGGGCGGCCCCATGGGCGACACCGGCCTGACCGGGCGCAAGATCATCGTGGACACCTACGGCGGTATGGGCCGGCACGGCGGCGGCTGCTTCAGCGGCAAGGACCCGACCAAGGTCGACCGCTCTGCCGCCTATATGGCGCGCCACATCGCCAAGAACATCGTCGCCGCCGGGCTGGCCGAGCGCTGCGAA from Terriglobales bacterium encodes:
- the metK gene encoding methionine adenosyltransferase, yielding MSAKDRFLFTSESVTEGHPDKIADQISDAIVDACLTDDPHSRVACETLLTTGLAFIAGEITTKTYADFPSIVRGTLTSVGYTDASYGFDSQTCSVISSIHEQSPDIAMGVDPGGAGDQGMMFGYATNETEELMPMPIMLAHKLTQRLAEARKTGQLEFLRPDGKSQVTVEYDARTHKPVRVDAVVISTQHSETVDNKKLRADVLQYIIQAVVPSHMLDADTKYHINPTGRFVVGGPMGDTGLTGRKIIVDTYGGMGRHGGGCFSGKDPTKVDRSAAYMARHIAKNIVAAGLAERCEVQLAYAIGVADPVSVLVDTFGTGKASPEKLTELVRANFKLTPKGIIESLNLRRPIFRKTAAYGHFGRKDSDFTWEATDKAKTLREQAGEKAHPVAHTR